One genomic region from Clostridia bacterium encodes:
- a CDS encoding phosphotransferase, with amino-acid sequence MPQPWKAEREITPDFVRGRVERAFPELAPVQAERLSEGWDNAVFLVNGEFAFRFPRRRIAVPLLERELRLLPRLADRLPLPIPVPRFVGRPDADDPWPFYGHRLLPGRTMVDRQLDDARRRRLAAPLARFLRALHSTPVHLGLEAGLSEDEFGRLDVHRRGPDVIDRLSKLAPHAGILDPAPFHAIVEAALDASAPPPCAVVHGDLHGNNVLVDEEGRPSGVIDWGDVHIGHPALDLTIAFAFPPEAQDAFWQAYGPVEGATWRLARFRAVHLACVELEYALDTGSAALVAEAKRLFAYAVAARRPNA; translated from the coding sequence GTGCCGCAGCCCTGGAAGGCAGAGCGTGAGATCACCCCGGACTTCGTCCGGGGGCGCGTGGAACGGGCGTTTCCGGAACTGGCCCCCGTCCAGGCGGAGCGGCTCTCCGAAGGCTGGGACAACGCCGTCTTCCTCGTCAACGGGGAATTCGCGTTCCGCTTCCCCCGGCGCCGCATCGCCGTGCCGCTCCTGGAGCGGGAATTGCGGCTTCTTCCGCGCCTTGCGGACCGCCTGCCCCTGCCCATCCCCGTCCCGCGCTTCGTGGGCCGCCCCGATGCGGACGACCCGTGGCCCTTCTACGGCCACCGGCTCCTGCCGGGCCGGACGATGGTCGACCGGCAGCTCGATGACGCGCGGCGCCGGCGTCTGGCCGCGCCGCTCGCCCGGTTCCTGCGAGCGCTCCACTCCACCCCTGTCCACCTGGGACTGGAAGCCGGCCTCTCGGAGGACGAGTTCGGCCGCCTGGACGTGCACAGGCGAGGGCCGGACGTGATCGATCGCCTGTCCAAGCTCGCGCCGCACGCGGGAATCCTCGACCCGGCGCCCTTCCACGCGATCGTCGAGGCGGCGCTGGACGCCTCCGCCCCGCCGCCCTGCGCGGTCGTGCACGGCGACCTGCACGGCAACAACGTCCTCGTGGACGAGGAGGGCCGGCCCAGCGGGGTGATCGACTGGGGCGACGTGCACATCGGCCATCCGGCGCTCGACCTGACCATCGCGTTCGCGTTCCCGCCGGAGGCGCAGGACGCGTTCTGGCAAGCGTACGGACCCGTGGAGGGCGCCACCTGGCGGCTTGCGCGATTCCGCGCCGTGCACCTGGCATGCGTCGAACTTGAGTACGCTCTGGACACCGGCTCGGCCGCGCTCGTGGCCGAGGCGAAGCGCCTGTTCGCATACGCGGTCGCGGCCCGCCGTCCGAACGCGTGA